The following are encoded together in the Lactuca sativa cultivar Salinas chromosome 1, Lsat_Salinas_v11, whole genome shotgun sequence genome:
- the LOC111910008 gene encoding uncharacterized protein LOC111910008, producing MKTIYSFFKRKNDDEEIHNENQQSKHHKASTSEPQPREHENQQENDIAEATQSNPNEVDLKHLERDPAKRKQMWEYPVNLRNNVCHGYDAFTAKGFDNWKNVNDGKKCAFLKHIGCSKHRNVVTFVET from the exons ATGAAAACTATTTATTCTTTTTTTAAAAGAAAGAATGATGATGAAGAAATTCATAATGAAAATCAACAGAGTAAACACCACAAAGCTTCAACAAGTGAGCCGCAACCGCGAGAACATGAAAATCAACAAGAGAATGATATTGCTGAAGCTACACAATCAAATCCTAATGAAGTGGATCTTAAGCATCTAGAAAGAGATCCCGCTAAGCGAAAACAAATGTGGGAATATCCAGTTAATTTAAGGAACAA TGTGTGCCATGGTTATGATGCGTTTACTGCTAAAGGATTTGACAATTGGAAAAACGTTAATGATGGGAAAAAATGTGCATTCTTGAAGCACATTGGTTGTTCAAAACATAGAAATGTTGTTACATTTGTTGAAACTTGA
- the LOC111910009 gene encoding uncharacterized protein LOC111910009, whose protein sequence is MNQATHIENIIVKQNEAQILKNRLRLKASIDIVRWLTFQACALRGHDETPNSKNRGNFLQLLKLLASYNDEVANVILENAPYNSNYTSGDIQKEILSIIANKVRKHIRSEVGDSYFCVMVDESRDESKKEQMAIVLRFVDAEGIIREVCASSKRHDELQKAKATEIEHLLELSEIESNKGLNQVGTLRRAGDTRWGSYFHPVCSFLNMFDCTRVVLQRIIDDVSATYSQCGDADVAYCYLKSFEFVLIIHLMKEVMGKTDILSQALQKKSQYILNVMELVSATKEILNDFRNNGWDSLLEQVKNFCDQHQVDMPYMQAPYTSTQYRPRKNDNQFTLEHFYRVDLFTSTLDKQLHELNSRFNDQGMELLSLSSTLVSKEHSKMINVDQICLLVEKYYPEDFTEQERIQLRYQLDIFNIDMIKNNKLSRVSTIADLCKVLVEPQKRETYYLLDRVVQLILTLPVSTATTNRGFSAMKIFKSCIRNKMSDDFLANNLVVYIEREIAENIDTKSVIDEFKDLKGRRAEL, encoded by the exons ATGAACCAAGCAACACACATTGAAAATATCATAGTGAAGCAAAATGAAGCACAAATATTGAAGAATCGTTTACGATTAAAAGCTTCAATTGACATAGTTCGTTGGTTGACATTCCAAGCTTGTGCTTTACGAGGACATGATGAAACGCCTAATTCCAAAAATCGAGGTAATTTTCTTCAACTACTAAAACTTCTAGCATCTTATAATGATGAAGTTGCAAATGTTATATTAGAGAATGCTCCTTATAATTCAAATTATACTTCTGGAGATATTCAAAAAGAAATTCTTAGTATTATTGCAAATAAAGTTAGGAAGCATATTCGTAGTGAAGTCGGGGATTCATACTTTTGTGTCATGGTTGATGAGTCACGAGATGAGTCTAAAAAAGAGCAAATGGCCATAGTTTTGAGATTTGTTGATGCAGAAGGGATCATACGGGAAG TTTGTGCTTCCAGTAAGCGTCATGATGAGTTACAAAAGGCAAAGGCAACTGAGATTGAACATTTATTGGAACTTAGTGAAATCGAATCAAATAAAGGATTGAATCAAGTTGGGACACTAAGAAGAGCTGGTGATACACGTTGGGGTTCTTATTTTCATCCCGTTTGCAGTTTTCTTAACATGTTTGATTGTACTCGTGTTGTTCTCCAAAGAATAATTGATGATGTATCTGCTACTTATTCTCAATGCGGAGATGCTGATGTGGCTTACTGTTACCTGAAATCATTTGAGTTTGTGCTTATTATTCACTTGATGAAAGAAGTAATGGGAAAAACTGATATACTTTCTCAAGCTCTACAAAAGAAATCCCAATATATTCTTAATGTCATGGAGTTAGTTTCAGCAACAAAGGAGATTCTAAATGATTTCAGGAACAACGGATGGGATTCTTTACTTGAACAAGTAAAAAATTTTTGTGATCAACATCAAGTAGATATGCCATATATGCAAGCTCCATATACTTCTACTCAATACCGACCTCGAAAAAACGATAATCAGTTTACTTTGGAACATTTTTATCGAGTAGATTTATTTACATCCACATTGGACAAACAGTTACATGAGTTGAATAGTAGATTCAATGATCAGGGGATGGAGTTGTTAAGTCTTAGTTCTACTTTAGTTTCAAAAGAACACTCTAAAATGATTAACGTTGATCAGATTTGTCTTCTTGTTGAAAAGTATTATCCTGAAGATTTTACGGAGCAAGAGAGAATTCAATTACGATATCAGTTGGATATTTTTAATATCGATATGATAAAGAATAATAAGCTAAGTCGTGTATCAACTATTGCTGACCTATGCAAAGTTCTTGTGGAACCTCAAAAACGTGAGACGTATTATTTGCTTGATAGAGTGGTTCAGTTAATCTTGACACTTCCAGTTTCTACTGCAACAACAAATAGGGGATTTTCAGCAATGAAAATATTCAAGAGCTGCATTCGCAATAAGATGTCAGATGACTTTCTCGCAAACAACTTGGTGGTTTACATAGAAAGAGAAATTGCTGAAAACATTGATACGAAGTCGGTAATTGATGAATTTAAAGACCTTAAAGGTCGTCGGGCTGAGTTGTAA